The DNA region GGTCCAGGGCTCACGTCAGGACATGGTCGACAGGCTGACCAGTGGCGAGCTCGACCTCGCGCTGCTCGCGCCCGCCCCTGTCGACGATCCGCTGCTCGACACCGCCGTGCTGTCCGAACAGGAGATCTTCCTCTCCGTGCCGACGTCGCACCGTCTCGCCGACCGGCCCAGCGCCGCCATCGAGGACCTCAAGGACGAGGAATTCGTGCTCCTCGAAACCGGGTACGGCCTCCGCACCATCACCGACGAACTGTGCGCCGCGGCCGGCTTCGAGCCGAAGATCGCCTTCGAAGGGCAGGAGTCCGACACCGTCCGAGGACTCGTCGCGGCCGGGCTCGGTGTCGCGCTGCTCCCCCGTTTCGAACCGGGCAGCCCGGCGGGTGTCGCCGAAGTCCCGCTGGTGCCGCCGGTCGGGCGGACCATCGGGCTGGCTTGGCGCAAGGACGTCGTCCTGCCGCCCGCCGTACTGCGGTTCCGGGAGCGGGTCCGCGCGCAACCCTGGTGACGATCGTCAGGGTCGATCCCTGCCGTTCGTCCACCACGCGCGGGCGCCGTTTTCGCTAACTTCGGGTGAATGTACGACGACATCGTGGAGTTGGCGGGCGAGAGCCCGAGCTGGCTCCAGGCGGCCGGAATCCTGTTCACCGAAGCAGGACTGCTCGCCTTCGCGGCGCTCTTCGCCTGGATGTTGTGGCGGGCGCGCACTTCACCCGCCCGGATCGCCGTGGCGCTGCTGCCGCCCGCCGCGACCGCCATCGCGTACCTGATCAGCGAAGGTCTGAAGAGCGTGATCCAGGAGGACCGGCCGTGCCGGAACCTCGTCACCCTCGTCGACTGCCCGCCGATCGGCGACTGGTCCTTCCCGAGCAACCACTCCACGATCGCGGGGGCGGCCGCCGTCGGGCTGGCACTCGCCTGGCGGCGACTCGCGCCGTGGGTGCTCCCGGGTGCGGTGCTGATGGGCTTCTCGCGGGTCTTCGTCGGCGCGCACTATCCGCACGACGTGCTCGCCGGACTCGTCCTCGGCGCCGTGACGGCGTGGCTCGTCTTCCGGTACCTGACCGGCCCCGCGACCGGGATCGCGCGGCGGCTCACCGCCCACGCCGGGGACGCGCCGACCCAGCCCATGCCCAAGGTCGACCTGCGGGGTGGTAGCAAAGGTCCCTTGCTCCCACCCCGCAGGTAAACCGCAGGTCAGGAGTAGGAGGCGGCCAGTTCGACCAGCGTCCGCGCCGCGAAACCGGTGGCCCCGGGGACGACGTCGGCGTAGGTCTTGTCGGCCCGCGCGGGGCCGGCGATGTCGAGATGCGCCCACGGCACGTCCCCGACGAACTCCCGCAGGAACAGCGCCGCCACGATGCCGCCGGGGCCGCCCGGCGCCTGCCGGACGTCGCCGAGCGAGCCCTGCACGGTCTCGGCGAGGTCCTCCAGCAGCGGCATCCGCCACCACGCCTCGCCGACCCGCTCGCCCGCCTTCGTGACCCGTTCCGCGAGCGCGTCGTCGGTGGCGAAGACGCCGCCGATGCGGACACCGAGCGAGACCTTCATGGCGCCGGTCAGGGTCGCCGCGTCGATCACCGCGTCCGGCTTGTGCTTCTTGATCCCGTAGACGAGCGCGTCGGCCAGGACCATGCGGCCCTCGGCGTCGGTGTTGCCCACCTCGGTGGTCTTGCCGCCGTAGTGCCGGACGATGTCGCCGGGCCGGTACGACGAACCGGACACGTGGTTCTCGGCGGCGGGTACGAGCGCGGTCACCTTGACCGGCAGGCGCAGCGCGGCGATCGCGCGGACCGCGGCGATGATCGCCGCGCCGCCCGCCATGTCGGTGCGCATGAGGTGCATGCCGTCGGCCGGTTTGATCGAAAGACCGCCGGTGTCGAAGGTGATGCCCTTGCCGACCAGCAGCAGATGCGTCTTCGCCCCGCGCGGCCGGTACTCCAGCTCGATCAGCCGCGGCGGCGCGGCCGAACCGCCACCGACGGCGAGGACACCGCCGAAGCCCTGATCGGCCAGCCATTTCTCGTCCCGCGCCGTCACGGTCAGGTTCGGGATGCCGCCGGCGACACGAGCGGCCGTTTCGGCGAGCCACGCGGGGGTCTTGACGTTCGACGGCGTGTTCGCCAGGTCGCGCGCGAACGCGGCGGCCGCGGCGAGTTCGCGGACACGCTCCAAATCGACTTCGTGGCGTGTGATCAAGCGCACGGTCCGCAGGCTCGGCTTCGGCTCTTCGGCCGTCACCGTGAACCGGTAGCCGCCGAGCAGCAGCCCGAACGCGAGCTCCTCGACGTGCTCGGCGCCCGCGTCCTCGGGCAGCTCGACGGCGAAGGCGCGGAACGCCTTCTGGCCCGCCTTGACGTCTTCCTCCAGCGCCGAGGAGACGGCGCGGACCAGCGCGGCACCGGCCTTGCGGTACTGCTTCGGCTCGCCGTCGCCGACACCCGCCAGCCAGCGGACGGCGCCCGTCGGCACGGTCTGCACGTCACCGGCCTTGCCGGTGGGCCGCACGCCGCCGATCTCCGCGAGTCCGGCGTCACCGTCCTCTTCGGACGGCGCCGCGATCAGCGTGGCCAGCGGCGTACCGCGCCTTAGGTCGTCCGAGACCTCGAGTTCGAGCAGCTTCCCCGGAACGGGGGGTAGCGGGTTACGCACAGTGAGCGACCTCCGGGCGCAGATGAACCGCGACCCCGGCCTCCGAGGGGAGACCGGGGTGCGGGTGGTTGAACGTTGGTGCGGTCCGGCTCAGCCGGTGACCTCCTGCAAGGCCGCGCCGAGATCCTTCGCTTCTTCCGCGGAGAGTTCGACGACGAGACGCCCACCACCTTCGAGTGGTACGCGCATCACGAGGCCCCGCCCCTCCTTAGTCACTTCGAGGGGACCATCTCCGGTCCGGGGCTTCATGGCCGCCATAGCGTGCTCCCTCCGTCTCAACCGGCGCGCCCGGGTCGCGCTCGTCAAAGCCAGCCGGGTCTACTGTCCATTGTCCCTCATCAGCGGCCGAGCGCGAACGCGGACCGATCTTTTGCCGCCGTATCGGTGCTGGTATGCGGCTCGCGAGGCTGAAAGACTTCGTCTCAGACCGCAGTTTCGCCGACTAGGAGATCCCGTGACCACATCCGACGTTCTGCTGACCGCCGACGCCGACGGCGTGCGCACCTTCACGCTGAACCGGCCGCAGGCGTACAACTCGCTGACCGTCGAACTCAAGGAACTGCTGCTGGCGGGCCTGACCGAGGCCGCGGCCGACGACAGTGTCCGCGCGGTCGTGCTGACCGGTTCGGGCAAGGCGTTCTGCGCCGGGCAGGACCTGAAGGAGCACGTCGGGCTGCTGCAGGCGGGTGACCCCGCGCCGCTACACACGGTCAAGGAGCACTACAACCCGATCGTCAAGACGATCGTCGGGATGCCGAAGCCGGTCATCGCGGCGGTGAACGGCCCGGCGGCCGGCGCGGGCGCGGCCTTCGCGTACGCGAGCGACCTCCGGATCGCGGCGACGTCGGCGAACTTCCTGATGGCGTTCGCGAACGTCGGCCTCGGCCCGGACTCGGGCGCGTCGTGGACGTTGCAGCGGCTGATCGGCCTCGGCCGCGCGGCCGAGCTGATGCTGATGGCGCGCACGGTCGACTCCGCCGAGGCGCTGACGCTCGGCCTGGTCGGCGAGGTCGTCCCGGACGAGGAACTGGCCGCCCGCGCGCAGAAGGTCGCCGCGAAGCTCGCGGCCGGGCCGACGGTCGCGTACGCGAAGATCAAGAACGTCCTGTCCGTCGCCGCCGAGTCGTCCCTCGAAGAGGCGCTCGACGCCGAGGACGCGGCGCAGACCGCGCTGGGCGCGACGGCCGACCACACCGAGGCCGTCGAGGCGTTCGTGGGCAAGCGGAAGCCGAACTTCCAGGGCAAGTAGCGCCTTGGGCCTCGTGAGTGCCAAGGACGGTTCTAACCGTCCTCGCCACTCACGAGGCCGGGACCGGTACCGGACCGCGACGGCTAGCGTCCGCGCGTGATCCCGCCCCACCTCCGGACAGCAGCCGCCGAGCACGACCTCGGCGACTGCCTCCGCCGCTATCGCCGCCGTCCGGGCATCGTCGGGACCTTCTTCGCCTTCGCGCCGCTAGCGGGAGCGCTGGCGCTCGGCATCCGCGAAGGTGACCTGACCGGAGCACTCGCCCTCACCCTGTTCGTGTGGCCGCCGCTCTTCCTCTGGTGGTGCGTGTCGACAAGGCGACGACTCGAAGGCGGCCTCTACGTCTTCGAACGTGGTTTCGCCGACGTCCACGGGCGAAAGGTCCTGTGCGCGATCACCTGGCCCGAAGTCCGCTCGGTCAGGTACGAGACCCGCTCCCTCTGGGCGGGCCTGATCCCCGTCGCGCGCACCGCGCGGTGCGTGATCGAACTGCGCGACGGCGACAGGATCGAGCTCGACGGCAGCTACCGCGCGCTGCACAGACTGGCCGAAGACCTCCGCTCCTAAGCGGCCCGGAAGCAGTCCTTCACGTGGTCGTCGACCATCCCGGTCGCCTGCATCAGCGCGTAACAGGTCGTCGGCCCGAGGAACACGAAGCCGCGCTTCTTGAGTTCCTTCGCCATCGCCTTCGACTCGTCCGTGATCGCCGGGACGTCTGTCATCCGCCGCGGCCGGGTGTGCGAAGACGGCGCGAACGACCACAGCAGGTCGTCAAGCGAACCGTCCAGCCGCTCGATCGCCCGCGCGTTGTTGATCGCCGCCAGGATCTTCGCCCGGTTCCGCACGATCGACGCGTCCTGCATCAGCCGCTCGACGTCGTCTTCGGTGAAGGCCGCGACCTTCTTCGGCTTGAACCCCTTGAACGCCTTCCGGAACGACTCCCGTTTCCGCAGGATCGTGATCCACGAAAGCCCGGACTGGAACGACTCCAGGCACAGGCGCTCGTACAGCTCTTCGTCGCCGTGGAGCGGGACGCCCCACTCGGTGTCGTGGTACTCGGCGTAGTCCGGGGCCGAGTTGCCCCACGAACACCGCTTGATCCCGTCCGCGCCCAGCAGACCCGCCTCAGCCAACCCGGTACCCCTCCGCGTACTTCACGAATCTCTGCAGGCACAACCGCAGTCCCAGTTCGAAGCCCGGTTTCGCGACCGGCCAGCCGAGCCGTCCGACGACGCCGAACGGCGGCCGCAGATGCTCCGCCCAGACGAACGTCGAGGCGTGCGGCCCCTTCTCGATCACCTGGAAGACCCCGGTGCCCTGCACGATCTTGCCGAGATGCCGCACGACGCAGCGCAGCGGCGGCTCCCAGCCGGTGATCTCCATGGTGTCGGTGAAGCCGATCCCG from Amycolatopsis sp. EV170708-02-1 includes:
- a CDS encoding LysR family transcriptional regulator — translated: MTAQLAPQLALLTALRRTTNVTRAAELLGVPQPTVSRRIAALGEALGAPLTVPDGRGIRLTRAAELLADAAERALAAVDAGVRQAREEVDPESGHIVLGFLHLLGRSLVPTLLRGYRADHPGVRFTLVQGSRQDMVDRLTSGELDLALLAPAPVDDPLLDTAVLSEQEIFLSVPTSHRLADRPSAAIEDLKDEEFVLLETGYGLRTITDELCAAAGFEPKIAFEGQESDTVRGLVAAGLGVALLPRFEPGSPAGVAEVPLVPPVGRTIGLAWRKDVVLPPAVLRFRERVRAQPW
- a CDS encoding phosphatase PAP2 family protein, whose protein sequence is MYDDIVELAGESPSWLQAAGILFTEAGLLAFAALFAWMLWRARTSPARIAVALLPPAATAIAYLISEGLKSVIQEDRPCRNLVTLVDCPPIGDWSFPSNHSTIAGAAAVGLALAWRRLAPWVLPGAVLMGFSRVFVGAHYPHDVLAGLVLGAVTAWLVFRYLTGPATGIARRLTAHAGDAPTQPMPKVDLRGGSKGPLLPPRR
- a CDS encoding M17 family metallopeptidase, producing the protein MRNPLPPVPGKLLELEVSDDLRRGTPLATLIAAPSEEDGDAGLAEIGGVRPTGKAGDVQTVPTGAVRWLAGVGDGEPKQYRKAGAALVRAVSSALEEDVKAGQKAFRAFAVELPEDAGAEHVEELAFGLLLGGYRFTVTAEEPKPSLRTVRLITRHEVDLERVRELAAAAAFARDLANTPSNVKTPAWLAETAARVAGGIPNLTVTARDEKWLADQGFGGVLAVGGGSAAPPRLIELEYRPRGAKTHLLLVGKGITFDTGGLSIKPADGMHLMRTDMAGGAAIIAAVRAIAALRLPVKVTALVPAAENHVSGSSYRPGDIVRHYGGKTTEVGNTDAEGRMVLADALVYGIKKHKPDAVIDAATLTGAMKVSLGVRIGGVFATDDALAERVTKAGERVGEAWWRMPLLEDLAETVQGSLGDVRQAPGGPGGIVAALFLREFVGDVPWAHLDIAGPARADKTYADVVPGATGFAARTLVELAASYS
- a CDS encoding DUF3117 domain-containing protein, coding for MAAMKPRTGDGPLEVTKEGRGLVMRVPLEGGGRLVVELSAEEAKDLGAALQEVTG
- a CDS encoding enoyl-CoA hydratase/isomerase family protein; protein product: MTTSDVLLTADADGVRTFTLNRPQAYNSLTVELKELLLAGLTEAAADDSVRAVVLTGSGKAFCAGQDLKEHVGLLQAGDPAPLHTVKEHYNPIVKTIVGMPKPVIAAVNGPAAGAGAAFAYASDLRIAATSANFLMAFANVGLGPDSGASWTLQRLIGLGRAAELMLMARTVDSAEALTLGLVGEVVPDEELAARAQKVAAKLAAGPTVAYAKIKNVLSVAAESSLEEALDAEDAAQTALGATADHTEAVEAFVGKRKPNFQGK
- a CDS encoding DNA-3-methyladenine glycosylase I, whose translation is MAEAGLLGADGIKRCSWGNSAPDYAEYHDTEWGVPLHGDEELYERLCLESFQSGLSWITILRKRESFRKAFKGFKPKKVAAFTEDDVERLMQDASIVRNRAKILAAINNARAIERLDGSLDDLLWSFAPSSHTRPRRMTDVPAITDESKAMAKELKKRGFVFLGPTTCYALMQATGMVDDHVKDCFRAA
- a CDS encoding SRPBCC family protein — protein: MTDVVVSVDVAVPAGTAWLALTDWERQGEWMLGTEVKVVEGNGRSVGSKLSAFTGVAGIGFTDTMEITGWEPPLRCVVRHLGKIVQGTGVFQVIEKGPHASTFVWAEHLRPPFGVVGRLGWPVAKPGFELGLRLCLQRFVKYAEGYRVG